One window of Marmota flaviventris isolate mMarFla1 chromosome 5, mMarFla1.hap1, whole genome shotgun sequence genomic DNA carries:
- the Spata9 gene encoding spermatogenesis-associated protein 9 — translation MPVKPIGWICGHVLKNCSGKMEGIQKVIMDLIDEFKDELPTILRLSQSNQKREPVQKKSRMAITLAKINRRTLIQGLNNISRSSQSVAKLLHPKLTCRILELRDISCRLLREVNAPSQPVYNIQVRKCSLCDIVSFPAKTALTSIIYASYAALIYLAVCINAVLEKVKHIFQEEESIRQNTESENFRKAFSEPVILEPAFPEGEIKAKPYRSLLEKPDNISDLPKLPANKQSNKIQVLHSVFDQSAEINEEI, via the exons ATGCCAGTCAAACCCATTGGGTGGATATGTGGGCATGTGTTGAAGAACTGTTCTGGAAAAA tggAGGGGATCCAGAAAGTAATTATGGACCTTATAGATGAGTTTAAAGATGAACTTCCTACCATCCTAAGATTATCACAATCTAATCAG aaaagagaACCTGTGCAGAAAAAATCCAGAATGGCTATCACTTTAGCCAAGATCAATCGGAGAACATTAATTCAAGGATTAAACAACATATCCAGATCTTCCCAGTCAGTGGCCAAACTTCTGCATCCTAAGCTTACATGTAGAATTTTGGAGTTACGGGACATATCTTGTCGTCTGCTGAGAGAAGTTAATGCACCAAGTCAACCAGTATATAACATTCAG GTCAGAAAGTGTTCTTTGTGTGATATCGTTTCCTTTCCAGCAAAGACTGCTTTAACTAGCATAATATATGCTTCATATGCAGCACTAATTTATTTG gCAGTCTGCATTAATGCTGTGTTGGAGAAGGTAAAGCACATTTTCCAAGAAGAAGAATCCATAAGGCAAAACACAGAgagtgaaaattttagaaaagccTTTTCAGAGCCTGTGATTTTGGAGCCTGCATTTCCTGAAGGTGAAATCAAAGCAAAACCTTACAGGTCATTGTTGGAGAAGCCAGACAACATTTCAGATCTCCCCAAGCTTCCTGCTAATAAGCAGAGTAATAAGATCCAGGTTTTACATTCGGTGTTTGACCAATcagctgaaataaatgaagaaatctaA
- the LOC114086444 gene encoding large ribosomal subunit protein eL32-like, which produces MAALRPLVKPKIVKKRTKKFIWHQSDRYVKIKRNWRKPRGIHNRVRRRFKGQILMPNIGYGSNKKTKHMLPSGFRKFLVHNVKELEVLLMCNKSYCAEIAHNVSSKNRKAIVERAAQLAIRVTNPNARLRSEENE; this is translated from the coding sequence ATGGCTGCCCTCAGACCTCTCGTGAAGCCCAAAATCGTCAAAAAGAGGACCAAGAAGTTCATCTGGCACCAGTCAGACCGATATGTCAAAATTAAGCGCAACTGGCGGAAACCCAGGGGGATCCACAACCGGGTGCGGAGGAGGTTCAAGGGCCAGATCTTGATGCCCAACATTGGTTACGGGAGCAACAAGAAAACCAAGCACATGTTGCCCAGTGGCTTCCGCAAGTTCCTGGTGCACAACGTCAAGGAGCTGGAGGTGCTGCTCATGTGTAACAAATCTTACTGTGCAGAGATTGCCCACAACGTTTCCTCCAAGAACCGCAAAGCCATCGTGGAAAGAGCGGCCCAGCTGGCCATCAGAGTCACCAATCCCAACGCCAGGCTGCGCagtgaagaaaatgaatag
- the Rfesd gene encoding Rieske domain-containing protein, protein MDPDGSVQDPEDKEYSSVCVGREDDIKKSERMTAVVHDREVVIFYHRGEYHAMDIRCYHSGGPLHLGEIEDFDGRPCIVCPWHKYKITLATGEGLYQSKNPKDPSAKPKWCSKGIKQRIHRVTVDNGNIYVTLSKEPFKCDSDFYATGDFKVIRSSS, encoded by the exons ATGGATCCTGATGGGTCTGTACAAGATCCTGAAGATAAGGAATATTCTTCTGTCTGTGTTGGCAGAGAAGATgacattaaaaaatctgaaagaatgaCAGCTGTTGTCCATGACAGAGAAGTGGTCATTTTCTACCATagaggagaatatcatgctatggaTATTCGCTGTTATc ATTCAGGAGGACCTTTACATTTGGGAGAAATAGAG GATTTTGATGGACGACCATGTATAGTTTGCCCCTGGCATAAATACAAAATTACTTTGGCAACAGGAGAAGGATTATACCAGTCTAAAAACCCTAAAGATCCATCGGCAAAACCCAAGTGGTGCTCCAAAGGAATAAAGCAAAGGATTCATAGAGTGACAGTGGATAATGGGAATATTTATGTGACTCTTTCTAAGGAACCCTTTAAGTGTGACTCTGATTTTTATGCCACTGGAGACTTCAAAGTAATTCGGAGTTCTTCCtga